TTCTTACAAATATCTGCCGTTTTAACAAATAGTACTAAGAATTACTGTTTCGTTCACTGATTTCAGTGTCCGCTTTAAGAGAGTAGAGCAAATCATCAATCATTCCTTTCTCGAGTGCACCTAAAAAGAGATCTTTGAGTGACCGTGAGAGTATCAGTGAATGAAGAAATAATGCTGAGCCAAGAGCCAATCCAGCAGGTAAGGGCCAATTCAATAATGAAATTAGCAGGGTAATCAATACGAGGGAGACTACGGATACTGTGCCGTAATAATGAATTTTATACCTGTTAAATCCTGTCATGCCTATGGGGTATTGTGTTCTTGTAAGGAGAGAATACACGTTATTTCTTAATGGATTCTCTTAAGCTGATTCAATGTTAATAAATTCTAATGTTAATTAAAAGTGGTAGATTCGATTCTAATATTGTACTGCAATTGACAGGTGCTGCTATTTTTCAATTGCCTGATTTCAATGAGAAAGCTTGCAGATCTACTCCTTATTGAATGATAAGTGGTTTAGTTCCCCGATTATCTTGGGAAAAAGATAAATAGGCCCATTTCCCATTTGGGAGAAGATAGAAACGATCCGGACAGCTGTCGAGAGAGCAGGGGGATGCCCATCATAATCAACCATAGTTCAAAACTTGATTCATAAGCAAAAAGATCATCTCCCCATTGCCCCCATCCCAAAAAAACGTGCCTATGGCAAAACGGGACAATTCATAATCGATAAAAATTTATGGATTATAAGTTGACACATTGAAGGCTCTGTCTTGAGGTGGTTCATTGTCTCGTTCGAACTTCTGACAGGAAATTATGTTCAGGTTGGAGGGCGTAAAAATCACATTCATCTTTTGAGCCAGCTTTGGAGAAAGGCTGCTCAGGTGACATGGGTTCAGCAAGTCAAACAGGGTGCATCCAGATGAATTATAACAATCGAGGATTTTTTTTAATGAACGATATGTGTGGAATTAAGCTGTCTGCCTTCGCCCAAGCTGGGTCTGCCAGATGGGGTTATTTACATGTCATGTGGCCTGCCCTCTTGCAATATTTCCCCTTTTAAGATGGTTTCATATTTACACCATAACGAAACTTAAAAGATTATGCCAAGTATCACAGTCAAAAATATACCAGAGCCTATTTACAAAAAGCTAAAGCAGCAGGCAGAAGCACAACATCGAAGTATGAACAGCGAGATTATAGCCTGTTTGGAGCGATCCGTCGAGCCGAAACGTGTTTCTTCTGATGAAATTCTCCGTCAAGCACGGATGATGAGAAAAAAAGTCAGAGGAAGCTTGTCTGCTGAAGAAATTGAAAAGACCATGATTGTTGTTGATACTAACATTCTCGCTCATTTTTGGTTACCATCAGACCATACTGAACTGTGTGATCAATTATTTCAATGGGATCCGGATTGGGTTGCTCCGGTTTTGTGGAAAAGTGAGTTCAGGAATGTTGTTTTTCTTTACATGAGAAAAAAACTCATTGATCTGTCTGAAGCATTACAAGTCTCTGAAAAAGCAGAAAATCAGATGAAAGATCGGGAGTTTCATGTAAACTCAATTCAGGTATATAATTTTGCTGAAAAATCTGATTGTTCTTCCTACGACTGTGAATTCATCAGTCTCGCAGAAGATCTGGATACCAAACTGATAACCATGAACAAGCAGATTCTTCGTTCGTTTCCTGAGTGATCTGCTAAACCATTGGATGTTCTTAACCCATAATATCGCCACATAACACCAAAGCGGCTCAAACGGACGAATTTGCAGTTCGGGGCTTTTGAAAGTTGGTTGCCCCGCCGCTCATATTTGTCAAACCGTTATGTGCTTTTTTGGAAAACAGTGAATTTGTGTAAAAATTAAGTTTTTGAAATCGTGTAAATTGCTATGCCTCAATTAGTAAAACAGCAAATAGGAATTGTTGCCATAGTCGTAGAAAACTATGACGATGCGATCGAGTTTTATACTCAAAAGCTTCAATTTACTTTGGTAGAAGATACCGATTTAGGTGGCGGTAAACGTTGGATTCAAGTTTCTCCGCCAAACTCAAATGGCACAAATCTTCTTCTTGCACAAGCTAGTTCAGATGAACAAAGACAGGTAATAGGTAATCAAACTGGTGGTCGTGTGTTCTTGTTTCTACAAACCAATGATTTCTGGCGTGATTATGAGGCAATGAAATCAAAGGGTGTGGTTTTCACCGAGGAACCTCGAGTAGAAGAATATGGCACAGTTGTAGTTTTTCAAGACCTGTATGGCAACAAATGGGACTTATTACAACTAAATCGAGCACCCAATTAGTACGGACATAACAAAACGGCTCAAACGGACGATTTTTGGGTTCGGGGCTTTTGAAAGTTGGTCGCCTCGCCTATTAGCCGCCAAACCGTCATCACGCGTTGCACGATGTTGTTGATTGGTGCTCCTTTGGACTGATTTGAAAACCAGGAAAATGATATCACGGGTCAACTTAATTAGAAATTGATTAGATCTTCAAAGCTAATACCTGATTGAAAACAAGATCATTCAAAAAGATTGAATCCACACAAAATGCCATCGAGCCGGTAAGTTATTCATGTAGAAATACCTGATATAAAACATCTTTGTTTTAATGCATCTGCTTTAAGCTTACACCATGTTGAACCTCTTTTGAGATGCCTGAAAAAATAAAAATTGAACTATATCTAATGTTTTATGTTTTAATGCCGATAAAACAGAAAGAAATACGAATTATATGTGATAGTTAGCTTTTTTAGCTGTTTAAGCAATAATTTGGTTTCGGTTTACACATGTAGTTGTATGCTTAAATGTGAATTCACGGAACATATAGTTTCAGCATGTATAAAAATCGTTATAATAGTTTTCTAAACGTGTTGAAATGGATGATCAGTACAGTTTGCAGAAAGATTTATTCAAACAATAAAAGACAGGCTGTATTGGTTAAAAGTAGGAGATGAGAATAATTTGTAAAATTTCATTATCTTATCTTGTACGAATATTCTAAATGTAAGATTGCATTAAGAAGTAACAATATTTTACAATCGTAGTC
Above is a genomic segment from Rhodohalobacter sp. SW132 containing:
- a CDS encoding Arc family DNA-binding protein, translated to MPSITVKNIPEPIYKKLKQQAEAQHRSMNSEIIACLERSVEPKRVSSDEILRQARMMRKKVRGSLSAEEIEKTMIVVDTNILAHFWLPSDHTELCDQLFQWDPDWVAPVLWKSEFRNVVFLYMRKKLIDLSEALQVSEKAENQMKDREFHVNSIQVYNFAEKSDCSSYDCEFISLAEDLDTKLITMNKQILRSFPE
- a CDS encoding VOC family protein, with protein sequence MPQLVKQQIGIVAIVVENYDDAIEFYTQKLQFTLVEDTDLGGGKRWIQVSPPNSNGTNLLLAQASSDEQRQVIGNQTGGRVFLFLQTNDFWRDYEAMKSKGVVFTEEPRVEEYGTVVVFQDLYGNKWDLLQLNRAPN